The Chrysemys picta bellii isolate R12L10 chromosome 10, ASM1138683v2, whole genome shotgun sequence genome segment tgcccctctgccatgtacattggccaaaccggacagtctctccgcaaaagaattaatggacacaaatctgacatcaggaatcataatactcaaaaaccagtgggagaacactttaacctgtctggtcattcaatgacagacctgcgggtggctatattacaacagaaaaacttcaaaaacagactccaatgagagactgctgagctggaattgatatgcaaactagacacaatcaactccggattaaataaggactgggaatggctgagccattacaaacattgaatctatctccccttgtaagtattctcacacttcttatcaaactgtctgtactggggctagcttgattatcacttcaaaagttttttttttctcttacttaattggcctctcagagttggtaagacaactcccacctgtttatgctctctgtatgtgtgtatatatatctcctcaatatttattccactctgtatgcatccgaagaagtgggctgtagtccacaaaagcttatgctctaataaatttgttagtctctaaggtgccacaagtactcctgttctttttacggatacagactaacacggctgctactctgaaagactAACTTGATGTGcagtgagtagttccattgaagtcaacaggactacttGCTATgcataaagttatgcacatgtatAAATATTTGTAGTATCAGGGGTCAAGTCACACTGTTCAGGATGACCAGTTTTGGGTATTTCTATTATGGATGATTCAGGTGAGCTAATAACTCTTTTtctaacattttctttctttccctttaaATAACAAGGATGCTTAATGTGGAGATTTAGcattaatgcaacattaaggtAGAGAAATAAAGAACACAAAATAAAACTGCTCCCATAGCATAAGGATGCAATGTTGCATTCATGTAATATATTCAATTCCTGCTTTTCTTGTTAATTATAAACCTGAAGTGTGGTTTTATTCCAAAATGTGACTGTAAAATAACATTGTGATCAATATTTATTCTCAGTGTCTGCATGTCAAATTTACTCAATTTACTAATAAAGTGTTTGGATTTTTTAATTGCTATTCCTGTAAATTCATTGTGGCATTTGACAGTCAAATTGTCTGCTTTCTGGCTCATGCGTCATCACCAGTAACAAACAGTTCTACAATAGGAGCTTATTTGATAATGCATGAGCCAAAATAGAATACCACACATGCTTTTTGCCGTCTGTGTCTGCAGTATGAAGAGGAGTAGGAAATAGTAAAAACGTATTTTTGTCTGTAAAACAAGTAGATGATTCCAAATAAAGTCACAGATATATTGAGAAAAAAGGTGGATTTTTTTTACCAAGTTACTTTTCTGACAATGATATTCCTTCAATATATTCTGATGATGATTATTAGTGGATATTGTGTTGTTATATGttgtagtgcaggggttctcaaactgtgatcgGGACCTCAGAGTGGATGGCGACCCTGTTTTAAttgggttgccagggctggcttagacttgctggggcctggggctaaagccaaagcctgagccccactgcctgggactgaagctaagccctgggcggcagggctcaggttatatgccccatgcctggggctgaagcctttgggcttcggctttgccctccccttctccccccaaccAGGGGAGGTGAGGCTtgggctttgccccccaccccccaatcccaCCCCGGGAGGCCAGGCTTGGGTGGAatcaggcttcggtcccctctcctgggatcgtgtagtaatttttgttgtcagaaggggatcatggtgcaatgaagtttaagaacccctgTTTGTAGTTCATGCTTGTTATTAGTGTATTAGTAAAGGATATTTGGCCAAATGTTCAGAAACAGTCTGTAGCATTGTGGGTGTACTTTGTACTTGCAAGTAAAAACTGGTTCAATTATATGTGCCCATACTGCACCTATTTAGAAATCTGATTTCTGATTGCAGTTGtaaattaaatggaaagaaaTGCTGTATATTTTCTCTTGGAAACTACCAATTATAATCAATTGCTTATCCCATGTGGTCTTAAATTGTGGGGCAGCTTCTGTTTAACGTAACTATGTTTTCCTGCATCATTGCTAACCCTAGTACAGCTCCAACAGTGGTAGTAACAGTGAGAGCCATAATGTAGATATGTCTCCTGTGTTTAACTGAATGTCATTTGACTTTCTCTGAGCAAGGTGCAGGGAATCTTATGTACAAAAGAGCTTCCATCATTGCTACCACTATTCTATTAAAAATTGTATGGAGGAGGGGTCGCTATTAATCCAGTGTGGCTTCTATACAAATATAGATAGATTGATATATGGCTAAATGGACAGATAAGAAACTGAGACGTTAGTAGCATGTTTGCCATTTTTTACATTTCTGTGATCCTACACATTTTTCCAAGTATTTCTATAATAATAGGTATAAGGAACTAGCTGGAGTTTGAACTACTCCACTGCATTCTCTGTTCTCAGATTTCAGAGTTGCAAAAGCATGTTCCAGATTGGTAAATATAGCTAGAGTGCTTTTCTAAACCGGGGTTCTTTAGACAGAAATTCTATCAGCTAGCACCACTCTAAGTTAGTTAATATTGAAATTTTTTCAATTGCACTTTCAGTTTTCCATCCACAGTTAACTGTGGGTGCAAAATTAGAAGCCTTTTTTGAAGATGTTACCATAATTAATCTCCCATTTGTCAAGCAGGCTCAATAGTCTTATTTAAGATTCTCACTAGTCCTGAAATAGAATTGCTGCAGGCACAGGCCAGGGCCTTCTTTCCTAACATAAAACTGAGATGAAGAAATGTATCCCTCAGATTGCAGGGGAATCACAGTAGAGTATTTGCTGTGGTTACATTTTAATTTACATATATAATCACGTGTCTGGTTATTCATAATAAGCTTCTAGATCTATTTTCTCTTTTCAGTTGTGCTCCTGTTTCTTTATTCTAAACTTCATAGTTAAGATGTGCTGGGGCTAAACGTTTGATGGTGTCCTGCCTGTGGAATAAAAAGAATAATTGATGAATGTGCCTGTACGGTGAAATTAAGTGGTGCATGGGCTGGTCTGCTGCAGAGGGGCGAAATTCACCTTTAAAGAGTATACAGCTTGTAACACGCTGCTTTTCTGTGTTGAGTCCAAACCAAATCTTTCCAGTGACATTGGGCTTTGAATAACACGATCTGATTCTCCCTTGGGCTTTCTCCTAAAGATTGCCCTACGATTAAATCGTGCTATTCAGTCCCATCTCAATGCAATTAGGAAATAAAGCTGGCCCACGCTGCCCATGAATCATATGCCATGTGCATCAGTTTGATGGATATCATAAAAACGCCTCAGTCAGATTTGACCTTCTCCTGTGGGGTGGGGACGATGACAGTGGCGCCTCCCCGGGAACGAGCTAGGCGGTGATCTTGTTTTCCTGCAGATCAGAAGGGGAATGGGAAGCCTCTGTCTTTGCATTTGAAAGGGAGCTCATTAGtacagcagcggcagcagcgccttcccagccctggcccggaGAGCTCCATCCAGCAGGGTTAGCCAGTGCTGTGGAGCCAGGTGGTGCACGCATGCTCCTCCATCTGCaatcccccctcctcccgcctCGTCTCCTCCCACTCCTGTCCCGAGCTATCAACGGGGACCAGCTCATCCATTTCTGCCAGGGACGGGAACAAGGGGCTGAACAATACGGCACCTCGCCCTAGCCCTCAATCCAGCCGCCCGCTTCGAGCCGCGGCAGCTCCTGGGGCTTCAGCACCACGAGGCGCGGACAGCTCCCTGTGCCTCGGCCGCGGGCTGGTGCGGGGGTCGGCGCTGCGGGTCGGGGCTCAGGTTACACACAAAGCCGGCTTGTGCAAAGCAGGGAGCCTCCTCATTCCTCACTCTAGCTAGCGAGCCCGTCTCCCTGCGAGCTCTGCAGCCAGCCTCGCCTCTAGCAGCTACCCCGAAGGCCACAAGGATGGTTTTCAATTGGGCGACGCTGGTTCAGGTCCTGGCGCTGATCGTGAGCCAGGTTCACGGCTTCCCTAAGCCCGAGGGCAGCAGAGGTAAGTCATGGCCTCATTATCCCTCTGCACCGAGATGGGGAAACTTTTCCATGGAATCAATGAGGACGAGTTAAAACTTTGCTCTCCCTTGGCTAAACACGATTAGATCCCAAGGAATCAACACACTGAACtggaggctgtgggagggggcattttaaactaaaaatagattttaaaaaaataggtagAGGGGTGAGGATCGGTTCTTAATTCACCTTTTGTTCTTTTCCAAGAGCTGTTTTATGTGTCCTGCAGTAGTTTTcaagtctttctctctctcgctctttctCTGGTGGTGTTCTGGATGTCATagattttttaatctcttgattaTGCCAATCCGATTACGCTATTGCTATTTTAGTCAAGCTCTtacacaagttttttttttaatgtgtgttaTTTTTCTGATCAGAGAGCATAAGGTTAGTCCAGTATGTAGTGCCTTCTCTTATGGGAGGAAAAAACAACTAtttctttttcccccctaatTTATATGTTTagctttttcccccttctttccagATGTATTGATTTTATTTCACAAGGATTTATATTCAATGTCAATTTTCAGTGCATGTGTTTTGAGGGAAAAAACtacaattcattttttaaatattatgctGCCTCTGTGTGCATAACACCTACCATAACTGAATATACATATGTATGTATTCTAGATAAAGGGATATACAACAGAGAATTAAGTGAAGAGAGACCACTGGAGGAACAGGTAGgtaaaatgaaaaatatccaAATGTTCTTTGACATTGTAACTGTAGTAAATATAATTTTGTGAGCTTTCAGTTGTGAGATTGATGATACTCTCAACAGCTGAACAAAAACTCTAAGAGTAAAATGAATATTGGCAGCCTTTAGTGAAATGTCTTAGCGTTTTAGTAATTCATAAGTATTAATAGTGAGCCAAAAGAAAGTTTTACTGGCCCTACATGCAAAAGTTCTGCCATCAGCTCCAACAGCACAACAAATCCTTTTGCACCCAAACtgtcactgacgtcaatgggagtttggggtgAACAAGGAAAGCAAGATCAGCATCCATCTACAAATCTGCAGTATATTACAACTTTCCATCAAGAGATTCTTTAACCCAAAGAAACAatgttacaaaaaacaaaacaaaaaccaccacaacCCACCATCAACCCTAAGGGCTTGATCATACTTAGGCAAACTTCCTAACTCCTGAATAAAGAGTGCAAGTCAGGCCCTACGGCTTTTCCAGAATAAAGTCtgataaaataaattgtattgtGCATAACTGAATAAAGACTGAGTGATTACAACATACTCATTGTTCCCATCTTGGATTTGTTCTCACACACCAGATTGCTGAAGCTGGGGCAGGCAAGATCAGGAAAACAGTCCCTACAGGTAAAACATGTCCCCTATTAATTATATTAATCTACATAGTAAAATATTGCGAGGGTTAGACTATATGACATGTGTGTTAATAAATTTTCCAGAAAATAAGCCAGAGTTCAGAAATTATTCCTTTACTGATGACTTGAACCTGCTAAAGTCAGTAACAGGAAAAGAGAGGAATGAAAAGGAGAGGGAATCAATAAGAAGCTCCCTATATGATCATCAACAACCGGCCCCTGATGATGCAGACTCCACCAAGAACCGCAGGCTGGTAGATGACTATGACTCCACTAAAAGTGGACTGGATTATAAATTTCAAGGTATTTCATAATAATCTTTTCAGTAACATCTAGCTTTGATTTTTCATACAAGTTACTGCAATTATAGATCATACAAAATTACCTACCTAAAAATACACAATACTCATTAGTGGCCTATAAATTTAAGTTATTGTCAATTTTTTTAGAAACCTACCCCATTGGAAGTGCAGCTTGACACAAAAGCACAAAGAATTTCACAATTATTGGCAATTTTCACAGACAACTTCCATAGATTTGCTCCAAATGTGTAATCTGCATATTTTTTTAGAGCCTTCATATTCAGTGGCAGGGGTATCTGATGATGTTATACCTCGaaaccactttaaaaataaaaacatatacatTTCAATTAGTAAAAGAAAGTGCACTTAATGTATTAGTGATCTAGAACTAACTAATTTGCATACCTGTTTATTTCAGATATTGAGTCTATTATTTAGCACATTTGTTATTTTCCACATAGTGGAGAAGGAAAAATGATTTAGGACCAGATTATGCCTGCTTTACTTGAAGGAGtagttcattgacttcagtgggttaaGTAAGTCCTATGAGTAAGGTAAGCAGTATTCGGCTCAAGGTGTTTTATATTTATACCATGGGTCAAAGCCTGCTCATCATATTCACTGTTGCATTGGCTTAGAATGGCATTATTTGCATAAGTAAGGGTTGCAGGGTTGAACCTTTGATTTGCTGAAAtccaaacaggaaaaaataatatgCTGTGACCTGTTTTGTTCTACAAAGCCATATGATTAAAATAAATACCAACAACGCAAGCATATAGGGGAGCAATGATATATCATTTTAAAGTTCTTTTCTACAAACAGAAATTGAATATATTTCCCTGTGCTTATTTGTGCTCATTAGAAAGCTTCAGCCAGAGAAAGGCATTTTTCAGAAGAGGGTAAGCACTTGTGCATTAAGATCATTGTGTTGTTATTGATATAATGCTTTACAAAACACTGTTGCAAAGCATAACTGTCACCCTACGTCAACATTTGAAGAAAAGTGGATGTTTGTGTTGAAAGGAGAAAACAATgtacagatatttttaaaaaagatatctAAATCAAATGAAATAGAGGTGTTTAGTGAATAGTTAAATTGTAATCCTTTTAGATGATCCAGATGGTCTTCATCAGTTAGATGGCACTCCCTTAACTGCTGAAGACATTGTCCAGAAGATTGCCACGAGAATTTATGAGGAAAATGATAGAGGCGTATTTGACAAAATTGTCTCGAAGCTTCTAAATTTGGGTCTAGTAAGTTTCCTGTTATCATTTCATCTAGCTATTTTGTCAGTTTATTttcccttatttatttttttaatagttggGCTGAATGCAGTGTCTGTGCAACTGAAAAGTTAATGGCACTCGCTTGAATCAGGAAGCATGTGTGAGTCAGACTATAAGCAACCTTTTCAATTCAATTGTGCCATTGCACATCAATCTTACCCTGCAATAaccctgctgttccagtcctgaGCTTTGCTATGAAAGATGCCAAGTTGTAAAATGATTTTATGGTGTGTAAATAAAAGTCCACTGAGGACAAGAAGGAGAGCAGCACACTCATTTTTACTTCCATTTcactttttgttttcatttaattcTTTTGTATTGTCAAGTGCCTTGTGATTTTTGTGAATAATGCTCCAAATGGTGTAAATCCGTATTgcttcattggcttcaatgacactacagtgatttacaccagctgagaatctggcgcAATAAATGCTGcttgttgttttgatttttggcATAAAATGGATTTCATTCTAGGTCTCCAGAGACGACAGGCTGGTGTTTTAACCTACGGTTCTACCCAGTCCTTATGTTTTAATCTATTAGTAGTATTATCTATCCTATTAAACCTGCAGTTGCTGCATGctgaactcccactgatttgaatgggAGATCTGTGTGGAACAGTTGTAGGACTGAGTCCAGGCTCAAAAAACAGTTGTTAAGAAGTAACATAAAGGAGCAAATGCATTTGAGTGGAGCTGTGGACAATTGACTTTATTTTCCATCTTTATATAACTGTACTCTATCACATATGTATTCTTTCTTAGTAGCATCTACAGGCTGCAGTCAGCTCAGTgacccattgtgcaaggcactgtactgATATATAGCAAAAGGCAGTCCTTTATTTAGTGGGGGGAAATGTCTGTGTAGGTTTTTAACTTAATTTGGCTACATTCAAGCTAGCTAAGTAACCAAATAAGTAACTAACTACCATAAAATGAGTTTATAAAGTTCAATTCTCAAATTacatattaaatttaaaaaaaaacccaaatcctaTTATTAAATTATTAACAGATCACAGAGAGCCAGGCCTATACATTAGAGGATGAAGTGGCTGAGGTCTTACAGCAGTTAATTGCTAATGAAGCAAAAGATCGTGAGAAGGAGTCAGAAGATCTTGATTACCCTCCAAGCAGAACAGACAGTGATACAGAAGaaaagcaggaggaaaaaatGGTAATTATTATTAGCTAATCGTTTTGACTCACTTACCAAATAGTCTGAGAAGACCAATGCACTGTTCTATGCTTCAGGGAATAATTAGTTCAATTTGGAAATgataaaaagatttttaaagaaaTGCCAACAGCTAGAAAATATGAGCAATGCATTACATAAAAGTTTATAACAAGATCCTAAATTGGAATAACCGAGTAACTCATTGACCTCCTTCTAATTACAGAAATACTGGCTCTAGTTGAGAGCATCATTTTCTTATGCTGTGTGTTTGTTGGTCTTTTAATGATATCAATCATATCCATGtacttatatatttttttatttttcaatgttgTTTGTGGAGACACCAAACGTTGCTGATCAAGTTGGTGTCATGAATGGAGAAATTGATGATACTTTGGATAACACCTGGCCTTCCTCCAGTGTCTTGGAAAGAAGAAACGAGTTGCCTTCTGAGGATAATTTTGAGGACCTCCAGTATTTCCCAAACTTTTATGGACTACTAAAAAGTCTTAACTCAGGTGAACTCTATATTTTTCTCTGTCATgtgtttatggaaatatttaGTAAGAAAAGCTGGGTGCAAAGGATTTCCCCATTTTCTTCCTCTCAGCCTGAAATCCCCTTCCCTCTAACTTCAAAGCTCCATGTCTTAAGGACTTTCCTTAAGATGAGGAGGCTGAATGCAACTCCCTTTGGATCCCATCACCCTCACTTCTATATCCGCTAGAGAGAGTGATGTGATGAACTTCATTCACCAGGTGCAAAGTATGCTACCTCTGCAGCCCCACCAGGCATGTACTGAGAGACCCAGGAGCCTTGAATTCTTCTTCTGTTCATCTCCTTCCTTTAAGATGTAAGCTGAAAGAGATGGCAGGTTGTTTTACCCAGAGATATTTCCAGTAACACCCTTGTCTCCTAAGCTAAGGGAGATACAAAAAGTGAATCGGGCTACATTATCATCAACACAATGATCATGCTGGTAAATTGGCCTTAGCCTCCCCACCCTATTCATAAACCACAGACTTTGTTATATATTGCAGTGAAAGCCCTGAATCACTTCTTGCTATTCTGGAGTTAGGCATTATTCTGTCCCAGTTTATTATGAGCTAGATTGTGGCACCTAGCCACAGACCCTGTCAGCACACACTGTCTCACGCCCACTCTTACTCCCCCCAGCCAGCaacattctttctctctctccccatcgtAGCCAGCAACCACTTACTCTGCAGATTCCTCTTTCTGCAGGAGTCTGGATCCTCTCTCAACCCATCTCCTCAGGCaatgagtggggagcaggaaccAGAACCAGAGGGGATTTTTTTTCCGTGGTCCATTCCAGAAGGTTTGGgttcttctttttgttctctTCCTCTGGGTAGCCTGAGGTGGTGGTGgttcttcctcttctctcactGCCCACAGATCAGAGAGGGACCTGTGTGGCTCAGTAGGTTGTGAAGAACAAGGAACTGGGCACCAGCCTTTGCATATCTCTATCTCTTCTTGtatcccaccctcctcccctgccagcctgtATCAAACCACAAGAGAGAAGATGCAATCACACCCTGCAGCTGTGTTGACTTACAGGCAGCAATGTAAAaacctgctcaggcagctccccagTGCTGCCGGGCTCCTTGCCACGGGTGGGAAATTGTTTCCACCTGGTCCTGCCTGACAGTGGACCTGATTCCTCACTGTGCACATTAGTGACAATTTGGCATGCGGAAGGTCATGCACATAACTGTGGGGGTGGATGAGTTTCATGCTGCTGAGGCAGAAATAGCAATGACTTGTTTGGTATATAGCTGTGTTAGAACGGagcagagaagaatgaggagcAGAAGTACTGAGAAAAGTCAGGGGTACATATGGGCAAGAAAGGAGGATATATGCACACTTTATTAAATATAGCTCTAACTTTAGCTCCCATTTATCATGAAAATCACTGGCGAAGAAGTAGGCCCTGAGAGGGTCAGGATCCACCCCAACGCTGAATGTGCAGATACATCTTTCCAATAT includes the following:
- the SCG3 gene encoding secretogranin-3 isoform X1, producing the protein MVFNWATLVQVLALIVSQVHGFPKPEGSRDKGIYNRELSEERPLEEQIAEAGAGKIRKTVPTENKPEFRNYSFTDDLNLLKSVTGKERNEKERESIRSSLYDHQQPAPDDADSTKNRRLVDDYDSTKSGLDYKFQDDPDGLHQLDGTPLTAEDIVQKIATRIYEENDRGVFDKIVSKLLNLGLITESQAYTLEDEVAEVLQQLIANEAKDREKESEDLDYPPSRTDSDTEEKQEEKMFVETPNVADQVGVMNGEIDDTLDNTWPSSSVLERRNELPSEDNFEDLQYFPNFYGLLKSLNSEEAKEKETLITIMKTLIDFVKMMVKYGTITPEEGVSYLENLDAMIALQTKSKLESPLTSTKNKLLADKSNEEADSTKEEAAKMEKQYETLKDSTKVEEQNTAGNNEEPKGKAEAYLEAIRKNIEWLKKHNKQGNKEDYDLSKLRDFIDQQADAYVDKGILDKEEADVIKRIYGSL
- the SCG3 gene encoding secretogranin-3 isoform X4, with the protein product MVFNWATLVQVLALIVSQVHGFPKPEGSRDKGIYNRELSEERPLEEQIAEAGAGKIRKTVPTENKPEFRNYSFTDDLNLLKSVTGKERNEKERESIRSSLYDHQQPAPDDADSTKNRRLVDDYDSTKSGLDYKFQDDPDGLHQLDGTPLTAEDIVQKIATRIYEENDRGVFDKIVSKLLNLGLITESQAYTLEDEVAEVLQQLIANEAKDREKESEDLDYPPSRTDSDTEEKQEEKMFVETPNVADQVGVMNGEIDDTLDNTWPSSSVLERRNELPSEDNFEDLQYFPNFYGLLKSLNSEEAKEKETLITIMKTLIDFVKMMVKYGTITPEEGVSYLENLDAMIALQTKSKLESPLTSTKNKLLAGKAEAYLEAIRKNIEWLKKHNKQGNKEDYDLSKLRDFIDQQADAYVDKGILDKEEADVIKRIYGSL
- the SCG3 gene encoding secretogranin-3 isoform X6; protein product: MVFNWATLVQVLALIVSQVHGFPKPEGSRDKGIYNRELSEERPLEEQIAEAGAGKIRKTVPTDDPDGLHQLDGTPLTAEDIVQKIATRIYEENDRGVFDKIVSKLLNLGLITESQAYTLEDEVAEVLQQLIANEAKDREKESEDLDYPPSRTDSDTEEKQEEKMFVETPNVADQVGVMNGEIDDTLDNTWPSSSVLERRNELPSEDNFEDLQYFPNFYGLLKSLNSEEAKEKETLITIMKTLIDFVKMMVKYGTITPEEGVSYLENLDAMIALQTKSKLESPLTSTKNKLLADKSNEEADSTKEEAAKMEKQYETLKDSTKVEEQNTAGNNEEPKGKAEAYLEAIRKNIEWLKKHNKQGNKEDYDLSKLRDFIDQQADAYVDKGILDKEEADVIKRIYGSL
- the SCG3 gene encoding secretogranin-3 isoform X2, whose product is MVFNWATLVQVLALIVSQVHGFPKPEGSRDKGIYNRELSEERPLEEQIAEAGAGKIRKTVPTENKPEFRNYSFTDDLNLLKSVTGKERNEKERESIRSSLYDHQQPAPDDADSTKNRRLVDDYDSTKSGLDYKFQDDPDGLHQLDGTPLTAEDIVQKIATRIYEENDRGVFDKIVSKLLNLGLITESQAYTLEDEVAEVLQQLIANEAKDREKESEDLDYPPSRTDSDTEEKQEEKMTPNVADQVGVMNGEIDDTLDNTWPSSSVLERRNELPSEDNFEDLQYFPNFYGLLKSLNSEEAKEKETLITIMKTLIDFVKMMVKYGTITPEEGVSYLENLDAMIALQTKSKLESPLTSTKNKLLADKSNEEADSTKEEAAKMEKQYETLKDSTKVEEQNTAGNNEEPKGKAEAYLEAIRKNIEWLKKHNKQGNKEDYDLSKLRDFIDQQADAYVDKGILDKEEADVIKRIYGSL
- the SCG3 gene encoding secretogranin-3 isoform X5, translated to MVFNWATLVQVLALIVSQVHGFPKPEGSRDKGIYNRELSEERPLEEQIAEAGAGKIRKTVPTENKPEFRNYSFTDDLNLLKSVTGKERNEKERESIRSSLYDHQQPAPDDADSTKNRRLVDDYDSTKSGLDYKFQDDPDGLHQLDGTPLTAEDIVQKIATRIYEENDRGVFDKIVSKLLNLGLITESQAYTLEDEVAEVLQQLIANEAKDREKESEDLDYPPSRTDSDTEEKQEEKMTPNVADQVGVMNGEIDDTLDNTWPSSSVLERRNELPSEDNFEDLQYFPNFYGLLKSLNSEEAKEKETLITIMKTLIDFVKMMVKYGTITPEEGVSYLENLDAMIALQTKSKLESPLTSTKNKLLAGKAEAYLEAIRKNIEWLKKHNKQGNKEDYDLSKLRDFIDQQADAYVDKGILDKEEADVIKRIYGSL
- the SCG3 gene encoding secretogranin-3 isoform X7 gives rise to the protein MVFNWATLVQVLALIVSQVHGFPKPEGSRDKGIYNRELSEERPLEEQIAEAGAGKIRKTVPTDDPDGLHQLDGTPLTAEDIVQKIATRIYEENDRGVFDKIVSKLLNLGLITESQAYTLEDEVAEVLQQLIANEAKDREKESEDLDYPPSRTDSDTEEKQEEKMTPNVADQVGVMNGEIDDTLDNTWPSSSVLERRNELPSEDNFEDLQYFPNFYGLLKSLNSEEAKEKETLITIMKTLIDFVKMMVKYGTITPEEGVSYLENLDAMIALQTKSKLESPLTSTKNKLLADKSNEEADSTKEEAAKMEKQYETLKDSTKVEEQNTAGNNEEPKGKAEAYLEAIRKNIEWLKKHNKQGNKEDYDLSKLRDFIDQQADAYVDKGILDKEEADVIKRIYGSL
- the SCG3 gene encoding secretogranin-3 isoform X3, with amino-acid sequence MLRWPPILPTQEGSSVGIDKGIYNRELSEERPLEEQIAEAGAGKIRKTVPTENKPEFRNYSFTDDLNLLKSVTGKERNEKERESIRSSLYDHQQPAPDDADSTKNRRLVDDYDSTKSGLDYKFQDDPDGLHQLDGTPLTAEDIVQKIATRIYEENDRGVFDKIVSKLLNLGLITESQAYTLEDEVAEVLQQLIANEAKDREKESEDLDYPPSRTDSDTEEKQEEKMFVETPNVADQVGVMNGEIDDTLDNTWPSSSVLERRNELPSEDNFEDLQYFPNFYGLLKSLNSEEAKEKETLITIMKTLIDFVKMMVKYGTITPEEGVSYLENLDAMIALQTKSKLESPLTSTKNKLLADKSNEEADSTKEEAAKMEKQYETLKDSTKVEEQNTAGNNEEPKGKAEAYLEAIRKNIEWLKKHNKQGNKEDYDLSKLRDFIDQQADAYVDKGILDKEEADVIKRIYGSL